One Bosea sp. 124 genomic window, GTGATGGAAAAAGTACGGTTGGTAAGCCGGGTATGGATGTCACACATGAGCGGCGCGCCATCGTCAAGCTGTCGACCAAGACCCGCGTCCGAAGCGGAAAGGGAGGTTCTTATCCGGAACGGGCCCTTCGCATTCGGGCCGCACTGGCGTTTCGGGACCGAAAATCGCCTCGACGCGGCCGTCGTTGCCGCTTTACGCAGACTTTACGGACCCGCCCTGCATTCGAGATGGCGGCGTTACGGGCAGCGCCCCTAGCTACGATCGGACACGCGATCGGAGCTCTCCATGACCCTCGACATCCTGTTCCTGCTCGGCGGCCTCGGGCTTTTCGGGCTCGCCGGCCTCGCCGTCGCTGCCGCTGACCGGCTGTGAGGCGAATCATGCCCCTCGACATCATCCTCGGGCTGACGGCCGTGCTCGTTCTGCTCGTCTATCTCCTCAAGGCGCTGCTGCGCCCCGAATCCTTCTGAGAGGTCGCACCGATGACCCTCGATATGATCCAGTTCCTCCTCTTCGCTGCGCTGCTCTTGCTCGCGGCCTGGCCGCTCGGCCACTACATGGCGCGCGTCTTCACCGGTGAGGCCCGCTTCCTGGCGCCCATCGAGAACGCGATCCTCGCGCTGGCCGGCCAAAGCCAGCCCCAGTCCCAGCGCTGGCAGGCCTATGCTTTTTCGCTGCTGGCCTTCAATTCGGCCGGCTTCGTCCTGCTCTTCCTGATGCTGCGCTTCCAGAACTGGCTGCCGCTGAATCCGCAGGGCTTTGACGGGCTGTCGGCGCATCTCGCCTTCAACACCGCGATCTCCTTCGTCACCAATACCAACTGGCAGTCTTATGGCGGCGAGACGACGCTCTCGAATCTCAGCCAGATGCTCGGGCTGACGACGCAGAACTTCGTTTCCGCGGCGAGCGGCGCGGCTGTCGCTGCCGCCGTGGCGCGGGGCTTCGCGGCAAAGCAGACGCGGGTGCTCGGCAACTTCTGGGTCGATCTGACCCGGGTGACGCTCTACATCCTGCTGCCGGCCGCGCTCCTGCTGGCGCTCATGCTGGTCGGGCTCGGCCTGCCGCAGACGCTGCAAGGCTCCTTCGACGCGACGACGCTGGAAGGCGCGA contains:
- a CDS encoding potassium-transporting ATPase subunit F, which codes for MPLDIILGLTAVLVLLVYLLKALLRPESF